In one Catenovulum adriaticum genomic region, the following are encoded:
- a CDS encoding SPOR domain-containing protein has product MARDYVKKGKPVPRKNTRQQQPAPKKTKNIVLLLLVVILIGAFISFLISIQGKAPEQKTIEPVNSSKESPLPKMPEEKWEYVKELENKTIEVDVPKRDDKPTRPYQMQCGSFRVEGQANTMKAKIAFAGLESMVKKTNGSNGVWYRVVLGPYPTKREAEADRHKLQRAKVNGCQIWFWT; this is encoded by the coding sequence ATGGCTAGAGACTATGTAAAAAAAGGTAAACCTGTACCTCGTAAAAACACTAGGCAACAGCAGCCTGCACCTAAAAAAACAAAAAATATTGTTTTGTTATTGTTGGTGGTTATTTTGATTGGCGCTTTTATCAGTTTTTTAATTTCGATTCAGGGCAAAGCGCCAGAGCAAAAAACCATAGAGCCTGTTAACTCAAGCAAAGAATCCCCGTTGCCAAAAATGCCAGAAGAAAAGTGGGAATATGTAAAAGAATTAGAGAATAAAACCATTGAAGTGGATGTACCTAAACGGGATGATAAACCTACACGGCCTTATCAAATGCAATGCGGTTCATTTAGAGTAGAAGGCCAAGCCAATACCATGAAAGCTAAAATTGCGTTTGCAGGGCTTGAATCTATGGTTAAAAAAACCAATGGTTCTAATGGCGTTTGGTATCGAGTGGTTTTAGGCCCTTACCCTACAAAACGAGAAGCTGAAGCAGATAGGCACAAGTTGCAAAGAGCAAAAGTGAATGGGTGCCAAATTTGGTTTTGGACTTGA
- the priA gene encoding primosomal protein N', giving the protein MAIAQVALAVPLRRLFDYIIPTHLSPNVGARVTVPFGRQKLIGIVVNIKANSDYPEAKLKPIDACIDVEPLINTEYIKIFNWLCRYYLCPPGEVFVNLLPKKLKQGDPDRLVTEPVWQCTNTPANISERAKQQQALYDYLRKQGSTTQSLLKQAGFSKSIINQLEKKALIEPVDILAQPPKPLKINPSPYQLQPQQQNAFDIMKQKSGFATYLLEGVTGSGKTEVYMQLMAQVLAQGQQVLILVPEIGLTPQTLSRFQQRFECEIALLHSELNDSERHNAWLKARKGIAPIILGTRSAVLVPTPNLGLIILDEEHDASYKQQDGLRYNARDVAIKRASVESCKIILGSATPSLESLNNALQGRFVHIKMQQRTQKHAPPTPQLLDIKHQPLQAGLAYGVVEAIEHHVKQGNQALIFLNRRGFSPALICHECGWVCQCTRCERHFTYHKALSQVVCHHCGEINKPPAQCAECGSTQIIDWGIGTEQLADWLTERFSDAKPIRIDRDSVRRKGELENKLKAIENGEHQIMIGTQMLAKGHHFPNLTLTVIVNVDSALYSSDFRAVEKMSQLLVQVSGRAGRAEKRGQVILQTHFPEHEYLQTLIYKGYPALQKKLLAERHQMQLPPYYYWAILRVESPQQAKLLTTVELIESLFNEQIQVHYQNVNLFAVMPAPQEKRAGKFRHMMVFQSIQRSMLNAAMQQLVMSLEQNSFSQQVRWTLDIDPQEMN; this is encoded by the coding sequence GTGGCCATTGCTCAAGTTGCGTTAGCCGTTCCGCTACGCCGATTGTTTGATTATATCATTCCAACTCATTTGTCGCCCAATGTGGGCGCGCGAGTGACTGTGCCTTTTGGCCGGCAAAAATTGATAGGTATTGTGGTTAATATTAAAGCTAACAGTGATTACCCAGAGGCTAAGCTTAAACCTATTGATGCTTGTATTGATGTAGAGCCTTTAATAAATACTGAATATATCAAAATTTTTAATTGGCTGTGTCGCTATTATTTGTGCCCGCCGGGTGAAGTGTTTGTTAACTTGTTGCCTAAAAAATTAAAGCAAGGTGACCCTGATCGTTTAGTCACAGAGCCAGTTTGGCAGTGTACCAACACGCCAGCAAATATTTCTGAGCGGGCAAAACAGCAGCAAGCGCTTTACGATTATTTACGTAAACAAGGCAGCACGACTCAAAGTTTATTAAAGCAAGCCGGTTTTAGTAAATCAATCATTAATCAACTTGAAAAAAAGGCATTAATAGAGCCTGTTGATATTTTGGCGCAACCCCCTAAACCGCTTAAAATTAACCCTTCGCCTTATCAGTTGCAACCTCAGCAGCAAAATGCCTTCGATATTATGAAACAAAAAAGTGGTTTTGCGACGTATTTGCTTGAAGGGGTAACGGGCAGCGGTAAAACAGAAGTATATATGCAATTAATGGCACAGGTGCTAGCGCAAGGTCAGCAAGTACTTATATTAGTGCCTGAAATTGGTTTAACGCCGCAAACTTTGTCACGGTTTCAGCAGCGGTTTGAATGTGAAATTGCTTTATTGCATTCAGAGTTAAATGATAGCGAGCGCCATAACGCATGGCTTAAAGCACGCAAAGGCATAGCACCTATTATATTAGGTACTCGCTCGGCAGTATTAGTGCCCACACCTAATTTAGGACTCATTATTTTAGATGAAGAACACGATGCTTCATATAAACAGCAAGACGGCCTGCGTTATAACGCCAGAGATGTTGCTATTAAGCGAGCATCAGTGGAGTCATGTAAAATTATTTTAGGTAGTGCGACCCCCTCGTTAGAAAGCCTGAATAATGCGCTACAGGGGCGATTTGTGCATATTAAAATGCAACAAAGAACTCAAAAGCATGCGCCGCCAACCCCTCAATTATTAGATATTAAGCACCAGCCATTACAGGCCGGGTTAGCATATGGGGTGGTTGAAGCAATTGAGCATCATGTAAAACAAGGTAATCAGGCTTTAATTTTTTTAAATCGTCGGGGTTTTTCACCCGCATTAATTTGCCATGAATGTGGTTGGGTTTGTCAGTGCACACGTTGTGAGCGGCACTTTACTTATCATAAAGCTTTGTCTCAGGTGGTTTGCCATCATTGCGGTGAGATAAATAAACCGCCAGCTCAATGTGCGGAGTGTGGTTCAACACAAATTATTGATTGGGGCATAGGCACAGAGCAACTGGCAGATTGGCTCACTGAACGGTTTTCAGACGCAAAACCGATTAGAATCGATCGAGATAGTGTACGGCGCAAAGGCGAATTAGAAAACAAGCTAAAAGCGATAGAAAACGGTGAGCATCAAATTATGATTGGCACCCAAATGTTAGCCAAAGGGCACCATTTTCCTAATTTAACATTAACGGTAATAGTCAATGTTGATAGTGCACTGTACAGCTCTGACTTTAGAGCGGTTGAAAAAATGTCGCAATTATTAGTACAGGTTTCAGGTAGAGCAGGGCGCGCTGAAAAACGAGGGCAAGTTATTTTACAAACTCATTTTCCTGAGCATGAGTATTTACAAACCCTGATTTATAAAGGCTACCCAGCACTGCAAAAAAAATTACTAGCAGAGCGCCACCAAATGCAATTACCGCCTTATTATTATTGGGCAATTTTAAGGGTTGAATCGCCCCAACAAGCCAAATTATTAACCACGGTTGAATTAATCGAATCTTTATTTAATGAACAGATTCAAGTTCACTATCAAAATGTAAACCTATTTGCGGTGATGCCAGCACCTCAGGAAAAGCGAGCAGGAAAATTCAGGCATATGATGGTGTTTCAATCTATCCAGCGCAGCATGTTAAATGCAGCCATGCAGCAATTGGTGATGAGCTTAGAGCAAAATAGTTTTAGTCAGCAAGTACGCTGGACATTAGATATTGATCCGCAAGAAATGAACTAA
- the rpmE gene encoding 50S ribosomal protein L31: MRKDIHPEYATIKASCSCGNVIETRSTAGKDLNLDVCSECHPFYTGKQRILDTGGRVDRFKKRFGALSSKK; this comes from the coding sequence ATGAGAAAAGATATTCATCCAGAGTACGCAACAATTAAAGCTAGCTGTTCATGTGGTAACGTAATCGAAACTCGCTCAACAGCTGGTAAAGATTTAAACTTAGACGTATGTTCTGAGTGTCACCCTTTCTACACTGGTAAGCAACGTATCTTAGATACTGGTGGCCGTGTTGATCGCTTCAAGAAGCGTTTTGGTGCACTTAGCTCTAAAAAATAA
- a CDS encoding HDOD domain-containing protein — protein sequence MIEVDDKVALDVTHGFHIPPKPEVLIKLKALMAHKEPEMLDIADLISSDVGLSAGILKAINSPLYGLDRSVSDIKQAVVFLGVTGTNALATAIELKRSFNQKDSCISLERFWDSATEIAAVSAFIAYKFKHKVIVESIYTLGLFHDCGIPAMACNYADYKELLMEANDNYEISQVELEQAKYSTDHATVGYFLAKSWHLPDDLCQVILRHQERDFLSQVRDEQMKMGYAAIKMAENIVTSCKRFVAAPDWPHIKQDVLDALEIDIDEYQDIRDDVDDIINSTQVVL from the coding sequence ATGATAGAGGTTGATGATAAAGTTGCACTGGATGTAACTCACGGTTTTCATATTCCACCTAAGCCTGAAGTGCTTATTAAACTTAAAGCGTTGATGGCTCACAAAGAGCCTGAAATGCTTGATATTGCGGATTTAATATCAAGTGATGTTGGGCTGTCTGCTGGGATCTTAAAGGCCATAAATTCCCCTCTATACGGGTTAGATCGCAGTGTGTCGGATATTAAACAAGCCGTAGTTTTTTTAGGGGTTACTGGCACAAATGCACTGGCGACTGCAATTGAATTAAAGCGCTCATTTAACCAGAAAGATTCATGTATTTCATTAGAGCGATTTTGGGATAGTGCCACAGAAATAGCCGCGGTATCTGCGTTTATTGCGTATAAATTTAAGCATAAAGTGATCGTTGAGTCGATTTATACGTTAGGTTTATTCCACGATTGTGGGATTCCTGCAATGGCTTGTAATTATGCGGATTACAAAGAATTATTAATGGAGGCCAATGACAACTACGAGATTAGCCAAGTTGAATTAGAGCAAGCAAAATACTCAACAGATCACGCAACGGTTGGCTATTTTTTGGCAAAGTCATGGCATCTGCCTGATGATTTATGTCAGGTTATTTTACGCCACCAAGAAAGAGATTTTTTATCTCAGGTTCGGGATGAACAAATGAAAATGGGTTATGCCGCAATTAAAATGGCAGAAAATATTGTAACCAGTTGCAAACGTTTTGTGGCGGCTCCGGATTGGCCTCATATTAAACAAGATGTTTTAGATGCACTTGAGATTGATATTGATGAGTATCAGGATATTAGAGATGATGTAGATGACATTATAAATAGTACTCAAGTTGTATTGTGA
- the rpoD gene encoding RNA polymerase sigma factor RpoD, whose amino-acid sequence MEQNRQSQLKLLVAKGKEQGYLTYAEVNDHLPQEIVDSDQIEDIISMINDMGIQVFESAPDTDSLLMSDETTATDEDAEEAAAQALATVESEIGRTTDPVRMYMREMGTVELLTREGEIKIAKRIEEGINQVQCSVAEYPEAITYLLDQYDKVEAEEIRLTDIVSGFIDPDESDEVVSPTATHVGSELSKDDLDDEDDDDDDEEEEDTGIDPEFAREKFTQLREAYEKVMAVIDQHGRNHPETRVVIEELSDIFKLFRLIPKQFDKLVGSMRKMMDKVRTQERIILKYSVEYCKMPKKEFTKAFAGDESSTAWLEKAVSSDQPYAKALTEHKDEILRCIQKLKVIEEETKLSIVSIKDINRRMSIGEAKARRAKKEMVEANLRLVISIAKKYTNRGLQFLDLIQEGNIGLMKAVDKFEYRRGYKFSTYATWWIRQAITRSIADQARTIRIPVHMIETINKLNRISRQMLQEKGREPTPEELAEQMQMPEDKIRKVMKIAKEPISMETPIGDDEDSHLGDFIEDSTISSPVDSATSENLQFATRDVLAGLTARESKVLRMRFGIDMNTDHTLEEVGKQFDVTRERIRQIEAKALRKLRHPSRSEQLKSFLDE is encoded by the coding sequence ATGGAGCAAAACCGTCAGTCACAACTCAAACTACTCGTTGCTAAAGGTAAAGAGCAAGGTTATTTAACTTATGCTGAAGTTAATGATCATTTACCACAAGAGATAGTTGACTCAGATCAGATTGAAGACATCATCAGCATGATCAACGATATGGGCATACAGGTTTTTGAATCTGCGCCTGATACTGATTCGTTATTAATGTCAGATGAAACAACAGCAACTGATGAAGATGCTGAAGAAGCAGCAGCTCAAGCATTAGCAACAGTGGAAAGCGAAATCGGTCGAACGACTGATCCCGTGCGTATGTACATGCGCGAAATGGGCACGGTTGAGTTGTTAACTCGCGAAGGCGAGATCAAGATTGCAAAAAGAATCGAAGAAGGCATTAACCAAGTACAATGCTCTGTTGCCGAATATCCAGAAGCTATTACTTATTTATTAGATCAATACGATAAAGTTGAAGCAGAAGAAATTCGCTTAACTGATATTGTTTCAGGCTTTATTGACCCTGACGAATCTGATGAAGTCGTATCGCCAACTGCAACGCATGTTGGTTCTGAATTATCAAAAGATGATTTAGATGACGAAGATGACGATGACGACGATGAGGAAGAAGAAGATACCGGGATTGATCCTGAGTTTGCACGTGAGAAATTTACCCAATTACGTGAAGCTTACGAAAAAGTCATGGCAGTGATAGACCAACACGGTCGTAATCATCCTGAAACCCGCGTTGTTATCGAAGAGCTAAGCGACATCTTTAAGCTGTTCCGTTTAATACCAAAACAATTTGATAAATTGGTTGGTAGCATGCGTAAGATGATGGACAAAGTGCGCACGCAAGAACGTATTATTTTAAAATATTCTGTTGAATATTGTAAAATGCCTAAAAAGGAATTTACCAAAGCCTTTGCCGGTGATGAATCTTCAACAGCTTGGTTAGAAAAAGCAGTTTCTAGTGATCAGCCATACGCAAAAGCGCTGACTGAACACAAAGACGAAATTTTACGCTGTATTCAAAAACTAAAAGTGATTGAAGAAGAAACCAAACTCAGCATTGTTAGTATTAAAGATATCAACCGCCGTATGTCGATTGGTGAAGCGAAAGCACGCCGAGCGAAAAAAGAAATGGTTGAAGCTAACTTACGTTTGGTTATTTCAATTGCGAAAAAATACACCAACCGTGGCTTACAATTCTTGGACTTAATTCAAGAAGGTAACATAGGCTTGATGAAAGCAGTTGATAAGTTTGAATACCGTCGAGGCTATAAGTTCTCAACTTATGCAACTTGGTGGATTCGTCAGGCTATCACACGTTCAATAGCTGACCAAGCGCGTACGATTCGTATTCCGGTACATATGATTGAAACGATTAATAAGTTAAATCGTATTTCACGTCAAATGTTACAAGAAAAAGGTCGAGAGCCAACACCAGAAGAACTGGCAGAGCAAATGCAAATGCCGGAAGATAAAATTCGCAAAGTGATGAAAATCGCCAAAGAGCCAATCTCAATGGAGACGCCAATTGGTGATGATGAAGATTCACATTTAGGCGATTTTATTGAAGACAGCACAATTAGCTCACCGGTTGATTCAGCTACTTCAGAAAACTTACAGTTTGCCACGCGAGATGTACTTGCTGGATTAACTGCACGTGAATCTAAAGTACTACGTATGCGTTTTGGTATTGATATGAATACCGACCATACGTTAGAAGAAGTAGGTAAACAATTTGACGTAACACGTGAGCGTATTCGTCAGATTGAAGCTAAAGCGCTTCGTAAATTAAGACACCCATCTCGCTCAGAGCAGCTTAAAAGCTTCTTAGACGAGTAA
- the dnaG gene encoding DNA primase — protein sequence MAGRIPRHFIDDLIARTDIVDVIDSRVRLKKTGKNYSACCPFHNEKSPSFTVAPDKQFYYCFGCGAKGNVISFLMEYDNLEFVDAIEELADINGVAVEREDVANPAKERQQIAQTKQDFEVMSQAAEFYQQQLNQAPAKVAEYVQLRGLSAEIIEQFQIGYAPDEWDSLLKNYGQSRQSATQLADLGMLIEKDGKAGFYDRFRDRLMFPILDRRGKCIAFGGRVIGDGTPKYLNSPETRIFHKGRELYGLYQARNANRGLSRLLVVEGYMDVVALFQAGVTYAVASLGTATTTDHIKLMLRATSEIVCCYDGDQAGRAAAWRTLENALPSLVDGIQIKFVFLPDGEDPDSYIKQHGKTKFEQLIDNAQDFVSFFYQELYRKIGQSEGEFARSKLSQLAQPLIEQMPNSEYKHAINDTLSVKLKREIKHNRQDKIADAKAKQAKYTASTSRKVTPVRLAVALLLEQPHLIKHLANMSDEQLKSLAQMDEAGMDFLVELLLFCRGQQQCSAAQILEHWRGTDKEKIVSQLMMWEHHVQAENIEVVFLDAIEKLLSLFVSKRKAMLQTKAKMNLISAEEKQEYLALLKIK from the coding sequence ATGGCAGGCCGAATCCCCCGACATTTTATTGATGATTTAATCGCACGTACAGATATTGTTGACGTGATAGACAGCCGTGTTCGTTTGAAAAAAACCGGTAAAAACTATTCAGCATGCTGTCCGTTTCATAATGAAAAATCGCCTTCTTTTACCGTCGCGCCCGATAAACAGTTTTATTACTGTTTTGGATGTGGGGCCAAAGGCAATGTGATTTCATTTTTAATGGAATACGATAACCTTGAATTTGTTGATGCTATTGAAGAATTAGCCGACATTAACGGCGTTGCAGTTGAACGTGAAGATGTAGCCAACCCAGCTAAAGAACGACAACAAATTGCGCAAACCAAGCAAGATTTTGAAGTGATGTCACAAGCAGCTGAGTTTTATCAGCAACAATTAAACCAAGCCCCCGCTAAAGTAGCTGAATATGTGCAACTGAGAGGTTTGTCGGCTGAGATCATTGAGCAATTTCAAATTGGTTACGCCCCAGATGAATGGGACTCACTGCTAAAAAACTACGGACAAAGCCGACAAAGCGCCACACAACTTGCTGATTTAGGCATGTTAATTGAAAAAGATGGTAAAGCTGGCTTTTACGATCGCTTTAGAGACAGGCTCATGTTTCCTATATTAGACCGCCGTGGCAAATGTATCGCTTTTGGTGGTCGTGTGATAGGGGATGGTACGCCAAAATATTTAAACTCCCCAGAAACTCGAATTTTCCATAAAGGACGCGAACTTTATGGATTATATCAAGCACGAAATGCCAATCGTGGATTATCACGTTTATTGGTCGTTGAAGGCTACATGGATGTAGTGGCTTTATTTCAGGCGGGTGTAACCTACGCGGTAGCATCGTTAGGCACAGCCACCACCACAGATCATATTAAATTGATGCTTAGAGCAACCAGTGAAATTGTATGTTGCTACGATGGTGATCAGGCTGGCCGAGCTGCAGCCTGGCGTACACTTGAAAACGCCTTACCGAGTTTAGTGGATGGCATTCAAATTAAATTTGTATTTTTACCCGACGGAGAAGACCCAGACTCTTATATCAAACAGCATGGCAAGACAAAATTTGAACAGCTAATAGATAACGCACAAGATTTTGTCAGCTTTTTTTATCAAGAACTGTATCGCAAAATTGGCCAGTCAGAAGGGGAGTTTGCCCGCTCTAAACTCAGCCAATTAGCACAACCGCTGATAGAACAAATGCCAAACAGCGAATATAAACATGCGATAAACGACACCTTATCGGTAAAATTAAAGCGCGAAATTAAACATAACCGCCAAGATAAAATCGCAGATGCCAAAGCAAAACAAGCTAAATACACAGCTTCAACCTCAAGAAAGGTAACGCCAGTAAGATTAGCGGTTGCATTATTGCTTGAGCAACCCCATCTAATTAAACATCTGGCTAATATGTCTGATGAACAGCTTAAATCACTTGCACAAATGGATGAAGCTGGGATGGACTTTTTAGTTGAACTTTTATTATTTTGTCGAGGTCAACAACAATGTAGCGCAGCCCAAATTTTAGAGCATTGGCGCGGCACAGATAAAGAAAAAATCGTATCTCAGTTGATGATGTGGGAACACCACGTACAAGCTGAAAACATCGAAGTGGTATTTTTAGATGCCATTGAAAAGCTCTTATCTTTATTTGTGAGTAAACGAAAAGCAATGTTGCAAACCAAAGCCAAGATGAATTTGATTTCAGCTGAAGAAAAACAGGAATATTTAGCTTTGTTAAAAATAAAGTGA
- a CDS encoding GatB/YqeY domain-containing protein — protein MTLTEQLKEAMKDAMRAKDKARLGTIRLALSAIKQREVDGQTSLSDDEVLAILTKMVKQRKDSITQYVEGGRQDLADIESAEIAVLEKFLPAALSANELDEIVSNAISESGAQGMQDMGKVMNIIRPKVQGRADMGQVSQTVKAKLTA, from the coding sequence ATGACGCTTACTGAACAGCTGAAAGAGGCGATGAAAGATGCAATGCGTGCGAAAGATAAAGCGCGTTTAGGTACTATCCGATTAGCACTTTCTGCCATTAAACAGCGAGAAGTAGATGGTCAAACTAGCCTATCTGATGATGAGGTTTTAGCAATTTTAACCAAAATGGTTAAACAGCGAAAAGACTCTATTACTCAGTATGTTGAAGGCGGTCGTCAAGACTTGGCAGATATTGAATCAGCCGAGATTGCTGTTCTTGAAAAATTTTTACCTGCCGCGCTTAGTGCTAATGAGCTAGATGAAATTGTATCTAATGCGATATCTGAAAGCGGTGCACAAGGGATGCAGGATATGGGTAAAGTAATGAATATTATTCGACCTAAAGTACAAGGTCGAGCTGATATGGGGCAAGTTAGTCAAACTGTAAAAGCTAAATTAACTGCCTAA
- the rpsU gene encoding 30S ribosomal protein S21 — MPIVKVRENEPFDVALRRFKRSCEKAGILADVRSREFYEKPTAERKRKKAAAVKRHAKKMSRENARRVKLY; from the coding sequence ATGCCAATTGTTAAGGTAAGAGAAAACGAACCATTTGATGTCGCATTACGTCGTTTCAAACGTTCATGCGAAAAAGCGGGTATTTTAGCTGATGTTCGTAGCCGTGAGTTCTACGAAAAACCAACTGCAGAGCGCAAGCGCAAAAAAGCTGCAGCAGTTAAACGCCACGCTAAAAAAATGTCTCGTGAAAATGCTCGTCGCGTAAAATTATACTAA
- the tsaD gene encoding tRNA (adenosine(37)-N6)-threonylcarbamoyltransferase complex transferase subunit TsaD: protein MRVLGIETSCDETGIAIYDDQKGLLAHQLYSQVKLHADYGGVVPELASRDHIRKIIPLIDEALKQAGCDKSSIDGIAFTSGPGLIGALLVGSTVARGLAFAWNKPVIGVHHMEGHLLAPMLEDNIPEFPFLALLVSGGHSLIVEVQGIGEYQILGESIDDAVGEAFDKTAKIMGLDYPGGPRLAKLAEQGTKGRFKFPRPMTDRPGLDFSFSGLKTFAANTLKAQGDDPQTLADIAYAFQEAAVDTLLIKCKRALKQTGLKRLVIAGGVSANTELREKMATLMQSMQGEVYYPRLEFCTDNGAMIAYAGLQRLKAGQTNQNINVKPRWPLNELEAV from the coding sequence ATGCGAGTTTTAGGCATTGAAACGTCCTGTGATGAAACAGGCATTGCAATTTATGATGATCAAAAAGGGCTTTTGGCTCACCAACTTTACAGCCAAGTAAAGTTACATGCTGATTATGGTGGTGTGGTGCCAGAATTAGCATCACGCGATCATATTCGAAAAATTATTCCGTTAATAGACGAAGCACTTAAACAAGCAGGGTGTGATAAATCAAGCATAGACGGCATTGCCTTTACCTCCGGCCCTGGATTAATTGGTGCATTATTAGTTGGCTCAACGGTTGCTCGTGGACTTGCGTTTGCGTGGAATAAACCAGTTATTGGCGTACACCATATGGAAGGCCATTTGCTGGCACCCATGCTGGAAGACAATATACCTGAGTTTCCATTTTTGGCTTTGTTAGTTTCAGGCGGACACTCATTAATTGTTGAAGTTCAAGGCATTGGAGAGTATCAGATACTAGGTGAAAGTATAGATGATGCCGTAGGCGAAGCGTTTGATAAAACCGCCAAAATTATGGGACTAGACTATCCGGGCGGCCCTAGATTAGCGAAATTAGCCGAGCAAGGTACAAAAGGCCGCTTTAAATTTCCACGCCCAATGACTGACAGACCGGGCTTAGATTTTTCGTTTTCGGGTTTAAAAACGTTTGCTGCCAATACTTTAAAAGCACAAGGTGATGATCCTCAAACACTAGCCGATATTGCTTACGCATTTCAAGAAGCCGCTGTAGATACTTTATTGATTAAATGCAAACGAGCACTTAAGCAAACGGGTTTAAAACGTCTTGTGATTGCAGGCGGTGTAAGTGCCAATACTGAACTGCGTGAAAAAATGGCTACCTTAATGCAATCAATGCAAGGTGAGGTTTATTATCCTAGATTAGAATTTTGTACTGATAATGGTGCTATGATCGCCTACGCTGGTTTACAAAGACTTAAAGCAGGCCAGACAAACCAAAACATCAATGTTAAGCCTCGCTGGCCGCTCAACGAATTAGAAGCGGTTTAA
- the dbpA gene encoding ATP-dependent RNA helicase DbpA, translating to MSKNAFSTVNLKPELLTNLDSMGYQSMTEIQTQSLPLIIDGKDVIAQGKTGSGKTAAFGLGLLNKLDVKKFRIQTLILCPTRELADQVATEIRKLARTIHNIKVLTLCGGVPIGRQIDSLYHGAHIIVGTPGRIEDHLNRDTLDFSHLNTFILDEADRMLEMGFQTAIDAVVDKLPKQRQTLLFSATFPDKIESISQRIMQKPEMIKVEASHDQNTISQHFFQVNDNQDRLNNLRLLLLEHQPESSVVFCNTKAETLLVCDELNAYGFSAMALNGDLEQRERDQTLVQFANKSTSILVATDVAARGLDVDNLDAVFNYNLAHDTEVHVHRVGRTGRAGKKGLAFTFFSNKDHYKIELLSELLDREIRAESLPRDSVLDRQIAPPTMATIQIDGGKKQKVRAGDILGALTRNDDLNGQDIGKIQLFDNWAYVAVKHKNRKIALDKIAKGKLKGRTFRARLLRN from the coding sequence GTGTCAAAAAACGCGTTTTCAACTGTTAATTTAAAGCCCGAATTATTAACCAATTTAGATTCAATGGGCTACCAGTCCATGACTGAAATACAAACACAAAGCTTGCCTTTAATTATTGACGGTAAAGACGTTATCGCCCAAGGCAAAACTGGCTCAGGCAAAACCGCTGCATTTGGTTTAGGTTTACTCAATAAATTGGATGTCAAAAAATTTAGAATTCAAACTTTAATACTGTGCCCTACTCGCGAATTGGCCGATCAGGTGGCAACTGAAATCAGAAAACTTGCCCGTACCATTCACAATATAAAAGTGTTGACCCTGTGTGGCGGTGTGCCTATTGGCCGGCAAATTGATTCTTTATACCACGGGGCGCACATTATTGTGGGCACACCTGGTCGGATAGAAGATCATTTAAATCGCGATACACTCGATTTTAGTCACTTAAATACATTTATTTTAGATGAAGCCGACCGCATGTTGGAAATGGGTTTTCAAACCGCCATTGATGCCGTTGTAGATAAATTGCCAAAACAAAGACAAACCTTACTATTTAGCGCCACTTTTCCAGACAAAATAGAAAGCATCAGTCAGCGCATTATGCAAAAACCTGAAATGATAAAAGTAGAAGCCAGCCATGACCAAAATACTATCAGCCAGCACTTTTTTCAGGTTAACGACAATCAAGACAGACTCAACAACTTACGTTTATTATTATTAGAGCACCAACCAGAATCTAGCGTGGTTTTTTGTAATACCAAAGCCGAAACACTTTTGGTATGCGACGAACTCAATGCATACGGTTTTAGCGCTATGGCGCTCAATGGTGATTTAGAACAAAGAGAACGCGACCAAACCCTTGTACAATTTGCCAATAAAAGTACCAGCATTTTAGTCGCCACCGATGTGGCCGCACGAGGCCTTGATGTAGATAACCTAGATGCCGTATTTAACTATAATTTAGCACACGATACCGAAGTGCACGTACACAGAGTTGGCCGCACCGGCCGTGCAGGTAAAAAAGGACTGGCGTTTACATTTTTCAGTAACAAAGACCACTATAAAATTGAGTTGCTAAGTGAGCTTTTAGATAGAGAAATAAGAGCAGAATCACTACCAAGAGACAGCGTACTTGATCGTCAAATTGCACCACCCACCATGGCGACTATTCAAATTGACGGCGGTAAAAAACAAAAAGTTAGAGCCGGTGACATTTTAGGTGCACTAACCCGAAACGATGATTTAAATGGGCAAGACATCGGCAAAATTCAACTATTTGATAACTGGGCTTACGTAGCGGTAAAACATAAAAACCGCAAAATTGCTTTAGATAAAATAGCTAAAGGCAAGCTAAAAGGCCGAACCTTTAGAGCTCGATTATTACGTAATTAA